The following are encoded together in the Adhaeribacter arboris genome:
- a CDS encoding DnaJ C-terminal domain-containing protein — protein MDYKDYYKILEVDKKASKEQIKKQYKKLARKYHPDVNPGNKEAEEKFKAINEAHEVLSDDEKRQKYDTLGADWQRYQQTGGRTGGFDWSQYAQQGGNAGGGFYSFQEEGEGGDFSDFFSSIFGERRSGNRRSSMRAKGQDFSAELTVFMEEAYHGVKKTFTINDKNLRINVKPGVEDGQVIRLKGNGGPGRNGSEPGDLYITLRVPPDPRFTRQGNDIHLEVQVPVYRAALGGDILVDTLGGQLKLKIKPETKNGTLLRLKGKGFPVYNQPGQFGDLFVKVVLQLPEGLSEKEKELFKQLAQLRND, from the coding sequence GTGGACTACAAAGATTATTACAAGATTTTAGAGGTAGATAAAAAAGCCTCGAAGGAACAAATAAAAAAACAATACAAAAAACTCGCGCGCAAATACCACCCGGACGTTAATCCGGGCAACAAAGAAGCAGAAGAAAAATTTAAAGCTATCAACGAAGCCCACGAAGTTCTCTCCGACGATGAAAAACGGCAAAAATACGACACTTTAGGGGCAGATTGGCAGCGCTACCAGCAAACGGGAGGTAGAACGGGCGGTTTCGACTGGTCGCAGTATGCTCAGCAAGGCGGTAATGCGGGCGGTGGTTTTTATTCTTTCCAGGAGGAAGGCGAAGGAGGCGATTTTTCTGATTTTTTCAGTTCTATTTTCGGTGAAAGGAGAAGCGGCAACCGCCGAAGCAGCATGCGTGCCAAAGGTCAGGATTTCTCGGCCGAGTTAACGGTATTTATGGAGGAAGCTTACCACGGGGTGAAAAAAACGTTTACTATAAACGATAAAAATCTGCGCATTAACGTTAAACCCGGCGTAGAAGATGGCCAGGTAATTCGTTTAAAAGGCAATGGCGGACCGGGACGTAACGGCAGTGAGCCCGGCGATTTATACATTACCTTACGAGTACCACCCGATCCGCGATTTACGCGCCAGGGAAATGACATTCATCTGGAAGTACAGGTACCCGTTTACCGCGCAGCTTTAGGCGGAGATATCTTAGTGGATACTTTAGGCGGTCAGCTAAAGCTTAAAATAAAACCCGAAACTAAAAATGGCACCTTGCTGCGGCTTAAAGGAAAAGGTTTTCCGGTATACAATCAACCGGGGCAATTTGGCGACTTATTCGTGAAAGTTGTGCTGCAATTACCGGAAGGGCTCAGTGAAAAAGAAAAAGAATTATTTAAACAACTCGCTCAACTCCGGAACGACTAA
- a CDS encoding AI-2E family transporter, with protein MDQTEPFYKKSTLILLGIILFVYVLYMLSDILVPIAFSLLLAILLNPLYTRIIKWRVPKVLAIILTLFIAIIVLAGLLYFLSSQIIQFGDMAPLLTQKFNQISTNLQTWVESTFGITLQKQLQLLRETANSGKALAGRTVSGVLGIFGILFLIPVYIFLLLFYKPLILNFIFEAFSRENSGPIADILQETKSAIQSYIVGLLIEASIVATLNSIALTILGVKYGILLGVIGAILNLIPYIGGIIAIILPVLMATLTKEGYTTQLLIIGAYGLIQFIDNNILVPRIVSSKVKINALASILAVLLGGALWGFAGMFLSIPFVAVLKIIFDRIDSLQPWGKLLGDQIPDYYGKMQEKTQQRQVKTPQNVEEQKSY; from the coding sequence ATGGATCAAACTGAACCCTTTTATAAGAAAAGTACCCTTATTTTACTCGGGATAATTCTTTTCGTGTACGTACTGTACATGCTCTCCGACATTTTAGTGCCCATAGCATTTTCGCTGCTTTTAGCTATTTTGCTTAATCCTTTGTATACCCGCATTATTAAATGGCGCGTTCCGAAAGTGCTGGCCATTATTTTAACTCTATTCATCGCGATTATTGTACTAGCCGGTTTATTGTATTTTTTATCTTCCCAGATTATTCAGTTCGGGGATATGGCGCCTTTGCTGACCCAAAAGTTCAACCAGATTTCTACTAATTTACAAACCTGGGTAGAAAGCACGTTTGGCATCACCCTGCAAAAACAATTACAGCTTTTACGAGAAACTGCCAACAGTGGCAAAGCCCTGGCGGGTCGTACGGTTTCGGGAGTTTTAGGTATATTCGGCATCCTATTCTTAATTCCGGTTTATATATTCTTGCTGCTGTTTTACAAGCCTTTAATTTTAAATTTTATTTTCGAAGCTTTTTCCAGAGAAAACTCGGGTCCTATCGCCGATATTTTGCAGGAAACCAAGTCGGCTATTCAAAGCTATATTGTAGGTTTATTAATTGAAGCTTCCATCGTGGCGACTCTAAACTCCATTGCGCTTACAATTTTGGGCGTTAAATACGGTATTTTGCTGGGAGTTATCGGAGCTATCCTGAATTTAATCCCGTACATTGGCGGTATTATAGCTATTATTTTACCGGTTTTAATGGCCACTTTAACGAAAGAAGGTTACACTACTCAGCTCCTCATTATCGGCGCTTATGGTCTTATTCAGTTTATTGATAACAATATTTTAGTGCCCCGGATAGTGTCTTCCAAAGTAAAAATTAACGCTTTGGCTTCTATTCTGGCGGTTTTATTAGGCGGAGCCTTGTGGGGATTTGCCGGTATGTTTTTATCTATTCCGTTTGTAGCCGTACTAAAAATTATTTTCGACCGCATCGATTCATTGCAGCCTTGGGGTAAATTACTCGGCGACCAAATTCCGGATTATTATGGCAAAATGCAGGAAAAAACGCAGCAAAGACAGGTAAAAACGCCGCAAAATGTAGAGGAGCAAAAATCTTACTAA
- a CDS encoding DUF3500 domain-containing protein, with protein sequence MIRTYLIVCLLCTASFLSYGQTTAGTKKTTLSAPKNKAMLRVVTTFLSSLTEEQRKKATFPFGDEERFNWHFVPRDRKGVPLKEMTPAQQKMAMAILQTALSNQGYQKAKSIMEMEVILKAIEKHPPENTYRDPGKYYFSVFGQPSEQEPWGCRIEGHHLSLNFSSATGSLVAETPAFMGSNPAIVPDGPEKGKQILKEEATLGFNLVQSFNPEQMKKALINEVAPNEIVTSNSRKALLEKPEGILFSEMTLKQQQLLKDLLNVYLNKYNSELATDLRAKVEKAGLSKTYFAWAGSQTPEVGKAHYYRIHNPVLLIEYDNSQNNANHVHTVVRDLTNDFGEDALQAHYQKHPHE encoded by the coding sequence ATGATTAGAACTTATCTTATTGTTTGTTTGCTGTGTACCGCCTCTTTTTTAAGTTACGGTCAAACCACTGCTGGCACCAAAAAAACTACCCTTTCGGCCCCCAAAAATAAAGCCATGCTGCGCGTGGTTACTACTTTTTTAAGTTCTTTAACCGAAGAACAACGTAAAAAAGCAACTTTCCCGTTCGGCGATGAAGAACGGTTTAACTGGCATTTTGTGCCGCGCGACCGCAAGGGGGTACCGCTAAAAGAAATGACGCCCGCGCAACAGAAAATGGCAATGGCTATTCTGCAAACTGCTCTCAGCAACCAAGGTTACCAGAAAGCAAAATCAATTATGGAAATGGAAGTAATTCTAAAAGCCATAGAGAAACACCCACCCGAAAACACTTACCGGGATCCGGGAAAATACTATTTTTCGGTTTTTGGCCAGCCTTCGGAGCAAGAACCTTGGGGTTGTCGCATAGAAGGGCACCATTTATCACTTAACTTTTCGTCGGCTACCGGCAGTTTAGTAGCGGAAACACCGGCTTTTATGGGTTCTAACCCGGCTATTGTTCCCGATGGTCCCGAGAAAGGCAAACAAATTTTAAAAGAAGAAGCTACCCTGGGTTTTAATCTGGTACAATCGTTTAATCCGGAGCAAATGAAAAAAGCCTTGATAAACGAAGTGGCGCCTAACGAAATAGTAACCAGCAATAGTCGGAAAGCCCTGCTGGAGAAACCCGAAGGAATTTTGTTTTCGGAAATGACGTTGAAGCAACAACAGCTTTTAAAAGATTTGCTGAATGTTTACTTAAATAAGTACAACTCCGAACTAGCTACCGACTTACGGGCTAAAGTGGAAAAAGCGGGATTATCAAAAACGTATTTCGCCTGGGCGGGCAGCCAGACCCCAGAAGTTGGGAAAGCCCATTATTACCGGATTCATAACCCGGTATTACTAATCGAATATGATAATTCTCAAAATAATGCCAATCACGTACATACGGTTGTTCGCGACTTAACCAATGATTTTGGCGAAGATGCGCTGCAAGCGCATTACCAGAAGCATCCCCACGAATAA
- a CDS encoding PAS domain-containing protein: protein MAHMYYLAVESTSEAITWWDKNLKLLFANPAFVTQAGVPLSQLVGKTIREMGHPELLAPPWIKKCN from the coding sequence ATGGCCCATATGTACTACCTAGCAGTGGAAAGCACATCCGAGGCAATTACTTGGTGGGATAAAAACCTGAAATTACTTTTTGCTAACCCTGCTTTTGTCACTCAAGCGGGGGTTCCTTTGTCCCAATTAGTAGGTAAAACCATCCGGGAAATGGGCCATCCCGAACTCCTGGCTCCCCCGTGGATAAAAAAATGCAATTAG
- a CDS encoding PAS domain-containing sensor histidine kinase, giving the protein MQLVFRDGQPLEYQHSLVTPTGTEFYQSQFVPELQPDGAVERVLVITRNITPLQQAEQKLQAVTSSSLMGMAIVKSLRDATGQISDFEYQWLNPLAQSFAGPQVVGRRMLETYPHVKETGLFEAYVQAVENRQPVDFEEYYPPNNHWFRWQAVKMEDGLFVTFEDISERKKAELEIKQSKDFLQSVFDTTLLSLSILQAVRDESGAILDFKIMLVNKELARETGRNDLIGRLYSLEYPGIKEAGLFDLMLQVMETGEPGQVEYYYPYEGFNKWYAATFVKMEDGLIASNLDITERKLAETKLVKSFTILKQAEEVAGLGSWEYDYTTGDFHWSEGMYHLFGLPIGSAKSPETYLEYVIDEDRPLAEKLVQTIRNNPQPIEETLRIQVRDKVITLKIKGAVLRDDLNQPYKILCVDLDVSELKRLEQENLKMRLEQQKALLLAILEAQEEERRRISESLHNGVGQLLYATKLNLDQVAHQVPREVMAPTTQLLSEAIQETRRVSHELVPMVLQDFGLTRAIQDLCQKYQPSAIQVNCEVDLEGSLESYVEVALYRISQELLANVVKHAQATEVDLLLSQEDGEITLKVRDNGRGINHPTGKSGGMGLRSIRDRVKLLNGTYALLTSPGSKGTLVIIQIPVPSEG; this is encoded by the coding sequence ATGCAATTAGTATTTCGCGACGGGCAACCGCTGGAGTATCAGCACTCCCTAGTAACTCCAACCGGAACAGAATTTTATCAGTCTCAGTTTGTACCCGAATTGCAACCAGACGGGGCCGTGGAAAGAGTGCTGGTGATTACCCGCAATATTACTCCCTTACAGCAAGCCGAACAGAAACTGCAAGCCGTTACTAGCTCTTCGCTGATGGGTATGGCTATCGTTAAAAGTTTGCGGGATGCTACCGGACAAATCAGCGACTTTGAATACCAATGGCTGAACCCTTTGGCGCAGTCTTTTGCCGGCCCCCAGGTAGTAGGACGACGTATGTTAGAAACCTATCCGCATGTAAAAGAAACCGGGCTTTTCGAAGCTTATGTCCAGGCAGTAGAAAACCGGCAACCCGTCGATTTTGAAGAATATTATCCTCCCAACAATCATTGGTTTCGCTGGCAAGCCGTTAAAATGGAAGATGGTCTGTTTGTTACCTTTGAAGACATAAGTGAGCGCAAAAAAGCGGAACTGGAAATAAAACAAAGCAAGGATTTCCTGCAATCTGTCTTTGACACGACATTGCTGAGCCTTTCTATTCTCCAGGCAGTACGGGATGAAAGCGGGGCCATACTAGATTTTAAGATTATGCTGGTTAATAAAGAACTGGCCCGAGAAACGGGTCGAAACGACCTGATCGGCCGGTTATACTCGCTAGAATATCCGGGTATAAAAGAAGCCGGTTTATTCGATCTCATGCTCCAGGTAATGGAAACGGGGGAGCCGGGTCAGGTAGAATATTACTACCCGTACGAAGGGTTTAACAAGTGGTATGCGGCTACGTTTGTGAAAATGGAAGATGGTCTGATCGCCAGCAACCTGGATATTACCGAACGTAAATTAGCCGAAACCAAGCTGGTAAAAAGTTTTACTATTCTTAAACAAGCCGAAGAAGTAGCAGGGTTAGGCAGTTGGGAATACGATTATACCACCGGTGACTTTCATTGGTCGGAAGGCATGTATCATTTGTTTGGCTTACCCATAGGCAGTGCCAAAAGTCCGGAAACGTACTTGGAGTATGTTATAGACGAAGACCGACCGCTAGCTGAAAAACTGGTGCAAACCATTCGAAATAATCCGCAGCCAATAGAAGAAACCCTGCGGATCCAGGTGAGAGACAAGGTAATTACCTTAAAAATCAAAGGTGCGGTCTTGCGCGATGATTTAAACCAGCCTTATAAAATATTGTGCGTTGATTTGGATGTTTCGGAGTTAAAACGACTGGAACAGGAAAACTTAAAGATGCGCTTAGAGCAACAAAAAGCATTGCTGTTGGCTATTCTGGAAGCGCAGGAAGAAGAACGTCGGCGTATATCGGAAAGCTTGCACAACGGAGTAGGGCAGTTATTGTACGCCACCAAACTGAATCTGGACCAGGTAGCCCACCAAGTACCCCGGGAAGTGATGGCTCCCACCACTCAACTCTTAAGCGAAGCTATCCAGGAAACCCGGCGCGTGTCGCACGAACTGGTGCCCATGGTCTTGCAGGATTTTGGCCTTACCCGGGCCATTCAAGACTTATGTCAAAAATATCAACCAAGTGCGATACAGGTAAACTGTGAGGTTGATCTAGAAGGTTCTTTAGAATCTTATGTAGAGGTAGCTCTTTACCGCATCAGTCAGGAGTTACTGGCGAACGTGGTGAAGCACGCGCAAGCCACGGAAGTAGATTTGTTATTATCTCAGGAAGACGGAGAAATTACGTTAAAGGTACGGGATAATGGCCGAGGTATAAACCACCCTACCGGTAAATCGGGAGGAATGGGACTTCGGTCCATTCGGGATCGGGTAAAACTGTTGAATGGCACGTATGCACTCCTCACGTCTCCTGGCAGTAAAGGTACTCTGGTGATTATTCAAATTCCGGTTCCAAGTGAAGGCTGA